The Eriocheir sinensis breed Jianghai 21 chromosome 21, ASM2467909v1, whole genome shotgun sequence genome includes a region encoding these proteins:
- the LOC127001649 gene encoding sarcoplasmic reticulum histidine-rich calcium-binding protein-like isoform X3 produces MFNKVFYKQNIRRVVPGTCLVVGDAGAGARSPAKVKLTLQLRRGCWRTTSRKVAVFTFQEASGHVSSHALLDLEYLFRCSSKPSAGTMQVKICVVLRCGGKRVARADLEDFLGQLLRGGRLDSFFLYIHEEKVALLQANQPITDQGTEWLFEGEPRGTHTMVKAETNEEYDDTNELEDYTDEHNKEWKAYLEKVFSVEDDDDIDELEDSDEEKYKEWKAYLEKVFSVEDDDDIDELEDSDEEKYKEWKAYLEKVFSVEDDDDIDELEDSDEEKYKEWKAYLEKVFSVEDDDDIDELEDSDEEKYKEWKAYLEKVFSVEDEDDADELTSELREASDAGYEGAEEVTSELQEASDAGNEGAEEVTSELQEASDAGNEGTEEVTSELQEASDAGYEGAEEVTSELQEASDAGYEGAEEVTSELQEASDAGYEGAEEVTSELQEASDAGNEAAREATSPDQEVPHQGESSAPVAVSATPATASHAYRSLAVPHRFISRLAGPEDRHLEDLRRSYGVQITLIKRTLHVKGHRDSVLQCHNFIRAKIAEWRRCEAAEAH; encoded by the exons atgTTCAACAAAGTCTTCTACAAACAGAACATCCGACGCGTTGTTCCCGGTACTTGCCTCGTGGTGGGCGACGCCGGCGCCGGGGCGAGGAGCCCCGCGAAGGTGAAGCTCACCCTCCAGCTTAGGAGAGGGTGCTGGCGAACCACCTCACGGAAGGTGGCCGTCTTCACCTTCCAGGAGGCGTCTGGCCACGTCTCTTCCCATGCCCTgctggacctggagtacctcttcaggtgcagcAGCAAGCCAAGTGCCGGCACCATGCAGGTCAAAATCTGTGTAGTGCTGCGCTGCGGCGGGAAACGCGTGGCCCGCGCTGACCTGGAAGATTTTCTCGGCCAGCTGCTGCGGGGTGGCCGCCTGGACTCTTTCTTCCTGTATATACACGAAGAAAAAGTCGCCCTCCTGCAGGCCAATCAGCCGATTACGGACCAAGGTACGGAATGGCTTTTTGAGGGAGAGCCACGAGGCACACACACAATGGTTAAGGCTGAGACTAATGAAGAATACGATGATACTAACGAATTGGAAGACTATACTGACGAACACAACAAAGAATGGAAG GCTTATCTCGAAAAGGTATTCTCCgttgaggatgatgatgacatcGACGAACTGGAAGACAGCGATGAAGAAAAGTACAAAGAATGGAAGGCTTATCTCGAAAAGGTATTCTCCgttgaggatgatgatgacatcGACGAACTGGAAGACAGCGATGAAGAAAAGTACAAAGAATGGAAGGCTTATCTCGAAAAGGTATTCTCCgttgaggatgatgatgacatcGACGAACTGGAAGACAGCGATGAAGAAAAGTACAAAGAATGGAAGGCTTATCTCGAAAAGGTATTCTCCgttgaggatgatgatgacatcGACGAACTGGAAGACAGCGATGAAGAAAAGTACAAAGAATGGAAGGCTTATCTCGAAAAGGTATTCTCtgttgaggatgaagatgatgcaGACGAgttgacctccgagttgcgggaagcctccgatgcaggatatgaaggagcagaagaggtgacctccgagttacaggaagcctccgatgcaggaaatgaaggagcagaagaggtgacctccgagttacaggaagcctccgatgcaggaaatgaaggaacagaagaggtgacctccgagttgcaggaagcctccgatgcaggatatgaaggagcagaagaggtgacctccgagttgcaggaagcctccgatgcaggatatgaaggagcagaagaggtgacctccgagttgcaggaagcctccgatgcaggatatgaaggagcagaagaggtgacctccgagttgcaggaagcctccgatgcaggaaaTGAAGCAGCACGCGAAGCGACGTCCCCAGACCAGGAAGTTCCCCATCAAGGCGAGTCCTCTGCACCAGTGGCCGTctctgccacccccgccactgcctctcaCGCTTATCGCAGCCTCGCTGTGCCTCATAGATTCATCAGCCGCCTTGCAGGCCCCGAGGACCGCCACCTCGAGGATCTGCGGCGGAGCTATGGGGTACAAATCACGCTGATTAAGCGAACCCTCCATGTGAAGGGCCACAGAGACTCAGTTCTGCAGTGCCACAACTTCATCCGTGCCAAAATAGCAGAGTGGCGGAGGTGCGAGGCCGCTGAGGCTCATTAA
- the LOC127001649 gene encoding sarcoplasmic reticulum histidine-rich calcium-binding protein-like isoform X8, which translates to MFNKVFYKQNIRRVVPGTCLVVGDAGAGARSPAKVKLTLQLRRGCWRTTSRKVAVFTFQEASGHVSSHALLDLEYLFRCSSKPSAGTMQVKICVVLRCGGKRVARADLEDFLGQLLRGGRLDSFFLYIHEEKVALLQANQPITDQGTEWLFEGEPRGTHTMVKAETNEEYDDTNELEDYTDEHNKEWKAYLEKVFSVEDDDDIDELEDSDEEKYKEWKAYLEKVFSVEDDDDIDELEDSDEEKYKEWKAYLEKVFSVEDDDDIDELEDSDEEKYKEWKAYLEKVFSVEDEDDADELTSELREASDAGYEGAEEVTSELQEASDAGNEGAEEVTSELQEASDAGNEGTEEVTSELQEASDAGYEGAEEVTSELQEASDAGYEGAEEVTSELQEASDAGYEGAEEVTSELQEASDAGNEAAREATSPDQEVPHQGESSAPVAVSATPATASHAYRSLAVPHRFISRLAGPEDRHLEDLRRSYGVQITLIKRTLHVKGHRDSVLQCHNFIRAKIAEWRRCEAAEAH; encoded by the exons atgTTCAACAAAGTCTTCTACAAACAGAACATCCGACGCGTTGTTCCCGGTACTTGCCTCGTGGTGGGCGACGCCGGCGCCGGGGCGAGGAGCCCCGCGAAGGTGAAGCTCACCCTCCAGCTTAGGAGAGGGTGCTGGCGAACCACCTCACGGAAGGTGGCCGTCTTCACCTTCCAGGAGGCGTCTGGCCACGTCTCTTCCCATGCCCTgctggacctggagtacctcttcaggtgcagcAGCAAGCCAAGTGCCGGCACCATGCAGGTCAAAATCTGTGTAGTGCTGCGCTGCGGCGGGAAACGCGTGGCCCGCGCTGACCTGGAAGATTTTCTCGGCCAGCTGCTGCGGGGTGGCCGCCTGGACTCTTTCTTCCTGTATATACACGAAGAAAAAGTCGCCCTCCTGCAGGCCAATCAGCCGATTACGGACCAAGGTACGGAATGGCTTTTTGAGGGAGAGCCACGAGGCACACACACAATGGTTAAGGCTGAGACTAATGAAGAATACGATGATACTAACGAATTGGAAGACTATACTGACGAACACAACAAAGAATGGAAG GCTTATCTCGAAAAGGTATTCTCCgttgaggatgatgatgacatcGACGAACTGGAAGACAGCGATGAAGAAAAGTACAAAGAATGGAAGGCTTATCTCGAAAAGGTATTCTCCgttgaggatgatgatgacatcGACGAACTGGAAGACAGCGATGAAGAAAAGTACAAAGAATGGAAGGCTTATCTCGAAAAGGTATTCTCCgttgaggatgatgatgacatcGACGAACTGGAAGACAGCGATGAAGAAAAGTACAAAGAATGGAAGGCTTATCTCGAAAAGGTATTCTCtgttgaggatgaagatgatgcaGACGAgttgacctccgagttgcgggaagcctccgatgcaggatatgaaggagcagaagaggtgacctccgagttacaggaagcctccgatgcaggaaatgaaggagcagaagaggtgacctccgagttacaggaagcctccgatgcaggaaatgaaggaacagaagaggtgacctccgagttgcaggaagcctccgatgcaggatatgaaggagcagaagaggtgacctccgagttgcaggaagcctccgatgcaggatatgaaggagcagaagaggtgacctccgagttgcaggaagcctccgatgcaggatatgaaggagcagaagaggtgacctccgagttgcaggaagcctccgatgcaggaaaTGAAGCAGCACGCGAAGCGACGTCCCCAGACCAGGAAGTTCCCCATCAAGGCGAGTCCTCTGCACCAGTGGCCGTctctgccacccccgccactgcctctcaCGCTTATCGCAGCCTCGCTGTGCCTCATAGATTCATCAGCCGCCTTGCAGGCCCCGAGGACCGCCACCTCGAGGATCTGCGGCGGAGCTATGGGGTACAAATCACGCTGATTAAGCGAACCCTCCATGTGAAGGGCCACAGAGACTCAGTTCTGCAGTGCCACAACTTCATCCGTGCCAAAATAGCAGAGTGGCGGAGGTGCGAGGCCGCTGAGGCTCATTAA
- the LOC127001649 gene encoding eukaryotic translation initiation factor 5B-like isoform X12 — protein MFNKVFYKQNIRRVVPGTCLVVGDAGAGARSPAKVKLTLQLRRGCWRTTSRKVAVFTFQEASGHVSSHALLDLEYLFRCSSKPSAGTMQVKICVVLRCGGKRVARADLEDFLGQLLRGGRLDSFFLYIHEEKVALLQANQPITDQGTEWLFEGEPRGTHTMVKAETNEEYDDTNELEDYTDEHNKEWKAYLEKVFSVEDDDDIDELEDSDEEKYKEWKAYLEKVFSVEDDDDIDELEDSDEEKYKEWKAYLEKVFSVEDEDDADELTSELREASDAGYEGAEEVTSELQEASDAGNEGAEEVTSELQEASDAGNEGTEEVTSELQEASDAGYEGAEEVTSELQEASDAGYEGAEEVTSELQEASDAGYEGAEEVTSELQEASDAGNEAAREATSPDQEVPHQGESSAPVAVSATPATASHAYRSLAVPHRFISRLAGPEDRHLEDLRRSYGVQITLIKRTLHVKGHRDSVLQCHNFIRAKIAEWRRCEAAEAH, from the exons atgTTCAACAAAGTCTTCTACAAACAGAACATCCGACGCGTTGTTCCCGGTACTTGCCTCGTGGTGGGCGACGCCGGCGCCGGGGCGAGGAGCCCCGCGAAGGTGAAGCTCACCCTCCAGCTTAGGAGAGGGTGCTGGCGAACCACCTCACGGAAGGTGGCCGTCTTCACCTTCCAGGAGGCGTCTGGCCACGTCTCTTCCCATGCCCTgctggacctggagtacctcttcaggtgcagcAGCAAGCCAAGTGCCGGCACCATGCAGGTCAAAATCTGTGTAGTGCTGCGCTGCGGCGGGAAACGCGTGGCCCGCGCTGACCTGGAAGATTTTCTCGGCCAGCTGCTGCGGGGTGGCCGCCTGGACTCTTTCTTCCTGTATATACACGAAGAAAAAGTCGCCCTCCTGCAGGCCAATCAGCCGATTACGGACCAAGGTACGGAATGGCTTTTTGAGGGAGAGCCACGAGGCACACACACAATGGTTAAGGCTGAGACTAATGAAGAATACGATGATACTAACGAATTGGAAGACTATACTGACGAACACAACAAAGAATGGAAG GCTTATCTCGAAAAGGTATTCTCCgttgaggatgatgatgacatcGACGAACTGGAAGACAGCGATGAAGAAAAGTACAAAGAATGGAAGGCTTATCTCGAAAAGGTATTCTCCgttgaggatgatgatgacatcGACGAACTGGAAGACAGCGATGAAGAAAAGTACAAAGAATGGAAGGCTTATCTCGAAAAGGTATTCTCtgttgaggatgaagatgatgcaGACGAgttgacctccgagttgcgggaagcctccgatgcaggatatgaaggagcagaagaggtgacctccgagttacaggaagcctccgatgcaggaaatgaaggagcagaagaggtgacctccgagttacaggaagcctccgatgcaggaaatgaaggaacagaagaggtgacctccgagttgcaggaagcctccgatgcaggatatgaaggagcagaagaggtgacctccgagttgcaggaagcctccgatgcaggatatgaaggagcagaagaggtgacctccgagttgcaggaagcctccgatgcaggatatgaaggagcagaagaggtgacctccgagttgcaggaagcctccgatgcaggaaaTGAAGCAGCACGCGAAGCGACGTCCCCAGACCAGGAAGTTCCCCATCAAGGCGAGTCCTCTGCACCAGTGGCCGTctctgccacccccgccactgcctctcaCGCTTATCGCAGCCTCGCTGTGCCTCATAGATTCATCAGCCGCCTTGCAGGCCCCGAGGACCGCCACCTCGAGGATCTGCGGCGGAGCTATGGGGTACAAATCACGCTGATTAAGCGAACCCTCCATGTGAAGGGCCACAGAGACTCAGTTCTGCAGTGCCACAACTTCATCCGTGCCAAAATAGCAGAGTGGCGGAGGTGCGAGGCCGCTGAGGCTCATTAA
- the LOC127001649 gene encoding sarcoplasmic reticulum histidine-rich calcium-binding protein-like isoform X2, with the protein MFNKVFYKQNIRRVVPGTCLVVGDAGAGARSPAKVKLTLQLRRGCWRTTSRKVAVFTFQEASGHVSSHALLDLEYLFRCSSKPSAGTMQVKICVVLRCGGKRVARADLEDFLGQLLRGGRLDSFFLYIHEEKVALLQANQPITDQGTEWLFEGEPRGTHTMVKAETNEEYDDTNELEDYTDEHNKEWKVYLEKVFSVEDEDDIDELEDSDEEKYKEWKAYLEKVFSVEDDDDIDELEDSDEEKYKEWKAYLEKVFSVEDDDDIDELEDSDEEKYKEWKAYLEKVFSVEDDDDIDELEDSDEEKYKEWKAYLEKVFSVEDDDDIDELEDSDEEKYKEWKAYLEKVFSVEDEDDADELTSELREASDAGYEGAEEVTSELQEASDAGNEGAEEVTSELQEASDAGYEGAEEVTSELQEASDAGYEGAEEVTSELQEASDAGYEGAEEVTSELQEASDAGNEAAREATSPDQEVPHQGESSAPVAVSATPATASHAYRSLAVPHRFISRLAGPEDRHLEDLRRSYGVQITLIKRTLHVKGHRDSVLQCHNFIRAKIAEWRRCEAAEAH; encoded by the exons atgTTCAACAAAGTCTTCTACAAACAGAACATCCGACGCGTTGTTCCCGGTACTTGCCTCGTGGTGGGCGACGCCGGCGCCGGGGCGAGGAGCCCCGCGAAGGTGAAGCTCACCCTCCAGCTTAGGAGAGGGTGCTGGCGAACCACCTCACGGAAGGTGGCCGTCTTCACCTTCCAGGAGGCGTCTGGCCACGTCTCTTCCCATGCCCTgctggacctggagtacctcttcaggtgcagcAGCAAGCCAAGTGCCGGCACCATGCAGGTCAAAATCTGTGTAGTGCTGCGCTGCGGCGGGAAACGCGTGGCCCGCGCTGACCTGGAAGATTTTCTCGGCCAGCTGCTGCGGGGTGGCCGCCTGGACTCTTTCTTCCTGTATATACACGAAGAAAAAGTCGCCCTCCTGCAGGCCAATCAGCCGATTACGGACCAAGGTACGGAATGGCTTTTTGAGGGAGAGCCACGAGGCACACACACAATGGTTAAGGCTGAGACTAATGAAGAATACGATGATACTAACGAATTGGAAGACTATACTGACGAACACAACAAAGAATGGAAGGTTTACCTCGAAAAGGTATTCTCCGTTGAGGATGAAGATGACATCGACGAACTGGAAGACAGCGATGAAGAAAAGTACAAAGAATGGAAGGCTTATCTCGAAAAGGTATTCTCCgttgaggatgatgatgacatcGACGAACTGGAAGACAGCGATGAAGAAAAGTACAAAGAATGGAAGGCTTATCTCGAAAAGGTATTCTCCgttgaggatgatgatgacatcGACGAACTGGAAGACAGCGATGAAGAAAAGTACAAAGAATGGAAGGCTTATCTCGAAAAGGTATTCTCCgttgaggatgatgatgacatcGACGAACTGGAAGACAGCGATGAAGAAAAGTACAAAGAATGGAAGGCTTATCTCGAAAAGGTATTCTCCgttgaggatgatgatgacatcGACGAACTGGAAGACAGCGATGAAGAAAAGTACAAAGAATGGAAGGCTTATCTCGAAAAGGTATTCTCtgttgaggatgaagatgatgcaGACGAgttgacctccgagttgcgggaagcctccgatgcaggatatgaaggagcagaagaggtgacctccgagttacaggaagcctccgatgcaggaaatgaaggagcagaagag gtgacctccgagttgcaggaagcctccgatgcaggatatgaaggagcagaagaggtgacctccgagttgcaggaagcctccgatgcaggatatgaaggagcagaagaggtgacctccgagttgcaggaagcctccgatgcaggatatgaaggagcagaagaggtgacctccgagttgcaggaagcctccgatgcaggaaaTGAAGCAGCACGCGAAGCGACGTCCCCAGACCAGGAAGTTCCCCATCAAGGCGAGTCCTCTGCACCAGTGGCCGTctctgccacccccgccactgcctctcaCGCTTATCGCAGCCTCGCTGTGCCTCATAGATTCATCAGCCGCCTTGCAGGCCCCGAGGACCGCCACCTCGAGGATCTGCGGCGGAGCTATGGGGTACAAATCACGCTGATTAAGCGAACCCTCCATGTGAAGGGCCACAGAGACTCAGTTCTGCAGTGCCACAACTTCATCCGTGCCAAAATAGCAGAGTGGCGGAGGTGCGAGGCCGCTGAGGCTCATTAA
- the LOC127001649 gene encoding sarcoplasmic reticulum histidine-rich calcium-binding protein-like isoform X4, producing the protein MFNKVFYKQNIRRVVPGTCLVVGDAGAGARSPAKVKLTLQLRRGCWRTTSRKVAVFTFQEASGHVSSHALLDLEYLFRCSSKPSAGTMQVKICVVLRCGGKRVARADLEDFLGQLLRGGRLDSFFLYIHEEKVALLQANQPITDQGTEWLFEGEPRGTHTMVKAETNEEYDDTNELEDYTDEHNKEWKVYLEKVFSVEDEDDIDELEDSDEEKYKEWKAYLEKVFSVEDDDDIDELEDSDEEKYKEWKAYLEKVFSVEDDDDIDELEDSDEEKYKEWKAYLEKVFSVEDDDDIDELEDSDEEKYKEWKAYLEKVFSVEDDDDIDELEDSDEEKYKEWKAYLEKVFSVEDEDDADELTSELREASDAGYEGAEEVTSELQEASDAGYEGAEEVTSELQEASDAGYEGAEEVTSELQEASDAGYEGAEEVTSELQEASDAGNEAAREATSPDQEVPHQGESSAPVAVSATPATASHAYRSLAVPHRFISRLAGPEDRHLEDLRRSYGVQITLIKRTLHVKGHRDSVLQCHNFIRAKIAEWRRCEAAEAH; encoded by the exons atgTTCAACAAAGTCTTCTACAAACAGAACATCCGACGCGTTGTTCCCGGTACTTGCCTCGTGGTGGGCGACGCCGGCGCCGGGGCGAGGAGCCCCGCGAAGGTGAAGCTCACCCTCCAGCTTAGGAGAGGGTGCTGGCGAACCACCTCACGGAAGGTGGCCGTCTTCACCTTCCAGGAGGCGTCTGGCCACGTCTCTTCCCATGCCCTgctggacctggagtacctcttcaggtgcagcAGCAAGCCAAGTGCCGGCACCATGCAGGTCAAAATCTGTGTAGTGCTGCGCTGCGGCGGGAAACGCGTGGCCCGCGCTGACCTGGAAGATTTTCTCGGCCAGCTGCTGCGGGGTGGCCGCCTGGACTCTTTCTTCCTGTATATACACGAAGAAAAAGTCGCCCTCCTGCAGGCCAATCAGCCGATTACGGACCAAGGTACGGAATGGCTTTTTGAGGGAGAGCCACGAGGCACACACACAATGGTTAAGGCTGAGACTAATGAAGAATACGATGATACTAACGAATTGGAAGACTATACTGACGAACACAACAAAGAATGGAAGGTTTACCTCGAAAAGGTATTCTCCGTTGAGGATGAAGATGACATCGACGAACTGGAAGACAGCGATGAAGAAAAGTACAAAGAATGGAAGGCTTATCTCGAAAAGGTATTCTCCgttgaggatgatgatgacatcGACGAACTGGAAGACAGCGATGAAGAAAAGTACAAAGAATGGAAGGCTTATCTCGAAAAGGTATTCTCCgttgaggatgatgatgacatcGACGAACTGGAAGACAGCGATGAAGAAAAGTACAAAGAATGGAAGGCTTATCTCGAAAAGGTATTCTCCgttgaggatgatgatgacatcGACGAACTGGAAGACAGCGATGAAGAAAAGTACAAAGAATGGAAGGCTTATCTCGAAAAGGTATTCTCCgttgaggatgatgatgacatcGACGAACTGGAAGACAGCGATGAAGAAAAGTACAAAGAATGGAAGGCTTATCTCGAAAAGGTATTCTCtgttgaggatgaagatgatgcaGACGAgttgacctccgagttgcgggaagcctccgatgcaggatatgaaggagcagaagag gtgacctccgagttgcaggaagcctccgatgcaggatatgaaggagcagaagaggtgacctccgagttgcaggaagcctccgatgcaggatatgaaggagcagaagaggtgacctccgagttgcaggaagcctccgatgcaggatatgaaggagcagaagaggtgacctccgagttgcaggaagcctccgatgcaggaaaTGAAGCAGCACGCGAAGCGACGTCCCCAGACCAGGAAGTTCCCCATCAAGGCGAGTCCTCTGCACCAGTGGCCGTctctgccacccccgccactgcctctcaCGCTTATCGCAGCCTCGCTGTGCCTCATAGATTCATCAGCCGCCTTGCAGGCCCCGAGGACCGCCACCTCGAGGATCTGCGGCGGAGCTATGGGGTACAAATCACGCTGATTAAGCGAACCCTCCATGTGAAGGGCCACAGAGACTCAGTTCTGCAGTGCCACAACTTCATCCGTGCCAAAATAGCAGAGTGGCGGAGGTGCGAGGCCGCTGAGGCTCATTAA
- the LOC127001649 gene encoding FK506-binding protein 5-like isoform X10: MFNKVFYKQNIRRVVPGTCLVVGDAGAGARSPAKVKLTLQLRRGCWRTTSRKVAVFTFQEASGHVSSHALLDLEYLFRCSSKPSAGTMQVKICVVLRCGGKRVARADLEDFLGQLLRGGRLDSFFLYIHEEKVALLQANQPITDQGTEWLFEGEPRGTHTMVKAETNEEYDDTNELEDYTDEHNKEWKVYLEKVFSVEDEDDIDELEDSDEEKYKEWKAYLEKVFSVEDDDDIDELEDSDEEKYKEWKAYLEKVFSVEDDDDIDELEDSDEEKYKEWKAYLEKVFSVEDDDDIDELEDSDEEKYKEWKAYLEKVFSVEDDDDIDELEDSDEEKYKEWKAYLEKVFSVEDEDDADELTSELREASDAGYEGAEEVTSELQEASDAGNEGAEEVTSELQEASDAGNEAAREATSPDQEVPHQGESSAPVAVSATPATASHAYRSLAVPHRFISRLAGPEDRHLEDLRRSYGVQITLIKRTLHVKGHRDSVLQCHNFIRAKIAEWRRCEAAEAH, from the exons atgTTCAACAAAGTCTTCTACAAACAGAACATCCGACGCGTTGTTCCCGGTACTTGCCTCGTGGTGGGCGACGCCGGCGCCGGGGCGAGGAGCCCCGCGAAGGTGAAGCTCACCCTCCAGCTTAGGAGAGGGTGCTGGCGAACCACCTCACGGAAGGTGGCCGTCTTCACCTTCCAGGAGGCGTCTGGCCACGTCTCTTCCCATGCCCTgctggacctggagtacctcttcaggtgcagcAGCAAGCCAAGTGCCGGCACCATGCAGGTCAAAATCTGTGTAGTGCTGCGCTGCGGCGGGAAACGCGTGGCCCGCGCTGACCTGGAAGATTTTCTCGGCCAGCTGCTGCGGGGTGGCCGCCTGGACTCTTTCTTCCTGTATATACACGAAGAAAAAGTCGCCCTCCTGCAGGCCAATCAGCCGATTACGGACCAAGGTACGGAATGGCTTTTTGAGGGAGAGCCACGAGGCACACACACAATGGTTAAGGCTGAGACTAATGAAGAATACGATGATACTAACGAATTGGAAGACTATACTGACGAACACAACAAAGAATGGAAGGTTTACCTCGAAAAGGTATTCTCCGTTGAGGATGAAGATGACATCGACGAACTGGAAGACAGCGATGAAGAAAAGTACAAAGAATGGAAGGCTTATCTCGAAAAGGTATTCTCCgttgaggatgatgatgacatcGACGAACTGGAAGACAGCGATGAAGAAAAGTACAAAGAATGGAAGGCTTATCTCGAAAAGGTATTCTCCgttgaggatgatgatgacatcGACGAACTGGAAGACAGCGATGAAGAAAAGTACAAAGAATGGAAGGCTTATCTCGAAAAGGTATTCTCCgttgaggatgatgatgacatcGACGAACTGGAAGACAGCGATGAAGAAAAGTACAAAGAATGGAAGGCTTATCTCGAAAAGGTATTCTCCgttgaggatgatgatgacatcGACGAACTGGAAGACAGCGATGAAGAAAAGTACAAAGAATGGAAGGCTTATCTCGAAAAGGTATTCTCtgttgaggatgaagatgatgcaGACGAgttgacctccgagttgcgggaagcctccgatgcaggatatgaaggagcagaagaggtgacctccgagttacaggaagcctccgatgcaggaaatgaaggagcagaagag gtgacctccgagttgcaggaagcctccgatgcaggaaaTGAAGCAGCACGCGAAGCGACGTCCCCAGACCAGGAAGTTCCCCATCAAGGCGAGTCCTCTGCACCAGTGGCCGTctctgccacccccgccactgcctctcaCGCTTATCGCAGCCTCGCTGTGCCTCATAGATTCATCAGCCGCCTTGCAGGCCCCGAGGACCGCCACCTCGAGGATCTGCGGCGGAGCTATGGGGTACAAATCACGCTGATTAAGCGAACCCTCCATGTGAAGGGCCACAGAGACTCAGTTCTGCAGTGCCACAACTTCATCCGTGCCAAAATAGCAGAGTGGCGGAGGTGCGAGGCCGCTGAGGCTCATTAA